In Nicotiana tabacum cultivar K326 chromosome 11, ASM71507v2, whole genome shotgun sequence, a single window of DNA contains:
- the LOC107774691 gene encoding uncharacterized protein LOC107774691, with translation MDATGTILPLAYAVVDSENDASWKWFFEQFKHAYGERPNICVVSDCNEKSLNAVTKDTRELPIVELLEYMRTLLERWTNEKLLKVKGTFTYLGFKFNKELDDNRTLSHKLRVRASTDYIHTILDGVRRYIVCLENKRCSFGQFQLDELPCPHALAALRHMDESYEQYCSPYYTRESLFRTYEIPVNLLPDESK, from the exons ATGGATGCAACAG GTACCATATTACCATTGGCATATGCTGTTGTTGATTCAGAAAATGACGCATCATGGAAGTGGTTTTTTGAGCAATTCAAACATGCATATGGTGAAAGACCAAATATATGTGTTGTTTCGGATTGCAATGAGA AGTCGTTGAATGCTGTAACAAAAGATACAAGAGAGCTGCCGATAGTAGAACTATTAGAGTATATGAGGACTCTTCTTGAACGTTGGACTAATGAAAAGTTATTGAAAGTAAAGGGTACATTCACATACCTTGGGTTTAAATTCAACAAAGAGTTGGATGACAACAGAACATTGTCGCACAAGCTTAGA gtgagggcttcaacaGATTACATCCATACAATACTAGATGGTGTGAGGCGCTATATTGTTTGTCTTGAAAACAAGAGATGTAGTTTTGGGCAATTCCAGCTTGATGAACTTCCTTGTCCACATGCTTTGGCTGCTTTAAGGCACATGGATGAGTCTTATGAACAATATTGTTCTCCTTATTACACAAGGGAGAGCCTCTTCCGTACTTATGAAATACCAGTAAATCTCCTACCTGATGAAAGCAAATAG